The following is a genomic window from Carassius carassius chromosome 24, fCarCar2.1, whole genome shotgun sequence.
tcaaaagaactgttgattttaaatatatttttttgtaacaatggcTTTACTATcccttttggtcaatttaatgcttaTTTGCTGGATAAAGATATGCATCATGTATTTTTTATAAGTgaggatttatttaaaagaaagaaaaaaatgttactTGAGACTGACTTTGTTTGTACCACAGGTGTTCTGTTCTGCCTGGATCAAACAGCCAGTCAGGATGACTTCTTCTGCCTCACTGAAGGGCTTCTGGCTGCTGCTGTATCCTGAATTATTATTCCACTGCAACTTCTCTCCCAATCAAGGTGCATGGAAGCAGAAAACCGAAAAGTTTGCACACAGGCCAACACAGCCATGTTGCTTTGAAGGGAATACAATTTCCAACCAGTAAGTGTATCTGGTTTTGTCTTTTGTCATTTGAATGATgcgaataaaagaaaaatgacagattcttaatttttttaggtgaactttcaCTTTAGGTTACTGGAAAATTTGAAAATTTGTCTGCTAAATCATACTTAATCACCTAATTGTATCTCAGTGCCAAGTGTAGGCCTACTTATAATGTAGCTACTTAGTACATAATTTATGAGCAaggcataatattttatttttaaaaagagccACATAACTGCTTGACCGACATCACATGGTGttcctttacatttttattctcaAATAATCTTAACCTGACATGCAAAGCAGACGCTTGTGAATTTTGTGTTGCATTCTCTATGACACATCGCCATCTTGTGGAGCAGGATACTTTCATAAATATGGAGAAAAacgtaaacatttattttgtatcaattaatttaatattatataaaaaatacagtaagtatTTGCTAGCCTTATTGCGTAATAACTGCGGTATTTGTAGTAGCCTACTGTTATCACAGCAGGACTAAAACCATTGCTCCAAGTGCCTTGTAAGATTAATATAAGGAAAATGAATCGGTTAATATATTTCCCCTTATTGGATTAACTGAATACGAGTACTGAGTACGAATCTACAGCATATCTTTCAAAATGCAGTTTAGTAAAAACGTTATATTTTCGTAAGCACAGTTTCGGGCTTTCCCTACATATTTGGATAACTATGGCGCACACTATTTCAACgactattaaaaatatataagagTAGCAGAAATATCATATTAAGACCCGCGTCTTCTTTGCTTTACTGTACATCAAGCAAGCTAAGAACGTCATTCAATGTCATTGCGTAGGAACCATTAAGTTGGAAGGAACCTTCCGCCGGTGAGCGTGTTTCTGTGGGGAAGGTAAACGGTGTACGGAACGGCCGGCTACAAACAACAGCAGGGTGGTCCACATACACTCCGATTAGAACATTATGCGTATTTTCATCAGTATTTGGTATGTTTATTACAAAATCACATCATATTAAATGATAATTGCAACGACTTAAACTTAATATGGCGTAACTTGCATgtgccataaaaaataaatacctaTGATCGATCTGAGAAATGATAATTGTAAAATGGCATGTTtggtaacaaaaaatattttttccacaAAGTCCAGCTTAATGTCGGTCTTGTTTGTTCATGTTCGATGTAAAAACGAGGAGTGAATATTGTGTTTTGTGAGCTGGCACATTGTTCGTCTGCACTGTCACTACGAGCACGAAATTACGTTGCTTTAAACGTTTTCAATTCTTGTTTCAGATTAATATGAATAAAGAATCACAAATGAGGGCCGCCATTAACCAGAAGTTAATTGAGATGGGTGAGAGGGAGAGGTAAGTGTCTATAATCCTCATTCATGAACTGTGTCTCAAAACCCAGAAAGTTCCTGGCAAATTAGAGTGTGGAAATTGTCCCACCGGTTAATCGATGTGGGACAACCGATAATACCGGTATCACCGCGGGGGCGGGAGCATTTCCTCTATTTTCGCTTTCCTTCGCTTTTAAATCGCTTAAAAGCTCCGtgcgcattttactttcacttttgaattagcgtcaattgcttgaatgcaacaacaaaataaagtCAAACTCGCTTTAGCCTACGTAtaaaggtgctggtcatataaaaagaatataatcaaaaactttacttatttcactaattccattcaaaaagtggaacttgtatattatattcattccttacacacagactgatatattaaaaaatgtttatttcttttaattttgataattataaCTGACAGCTAAGAAAAAATcctaattcagtatctcagaaaattagaatattgtgaaaaggttcaatattgaagacacctggtgccacactcgaatcagctaattaactcaaaacacctgcagatgcctttaaatggtctctcagagGGCTTTTACAGAGGGCTTTGGGCTCATTTTCTGCGGCCCGAGCGCCATTGTTCCGGGCGCCACCCGCAGCGTTCATCTGctttcacagagctctgtgtccaagcacattaatagagtggcaaagggaaggaaaagatgtggtagaaaaaaagtgtacaagcaatagggataaccgcaccttgtagaggattgtgaaacagaacccattcaaaaatgtgggggagattcacaaagagtggactgcagctggagtcagtgcttcaagaatcggcacgcacagacgtatgcaatacatgggtttcagctgtcgcattccttgtgtcaagccactcttgaacaacagacagcgtcagaagcgtctaaagacaaaaaggactggactgctgctgactggtccaaagttatgctctctgatgaaagtaaaatttgcatttcctttggatatcagggtcccagagtctggaggaagagagcagaggcacacaatcctcgttgcttgaggtccagtgtaaagtttccacagtcagtgatggttagGGGTggtatgtcatctgctggtgttggtccactgtgttttctgaggtccaaggccACACAGCCacataccaggaagttttagagcacttcatgcttcttgctgctgaccaactttatggagatgcagatttcattttccaacagcacttggcacctgcacacagtgccaaagcttccactacctggtttaaggaccatggtatccatgttcttaattggccagcaaactcgcctccccttaaccccatagaaaatctatggggtactgggaagaggaagatgcgatatggcAGActtaacaatgcagaagagctgaaggccactatcagagtaacctgggctctcataacacctgagcagtgccacagactgatcgactccatgccacgccgcattgctgcagtaattcaggcaaaaggagccccaactaagtattgagtgctgtacatgcttatacttttcagttggccaagatttcaaaaaaatctttatttgtattggtcttaagtaattttctaattttctgagatactggatTTGgcattttccttagttgtcagttataatcatcaaaattaaaagaaataaacatttgaaatatatcagtctgtgtgtaatgaatgaatataatatgcaagtttcactttttgaatggaattagtcaaataaatcaactttttgatgatattctaattatatgaccagcacctgaatATAAGACATAACTTTTgccaacaaaacaaataaaaatacaccatgctatagggcaggctatgcctaatataatataaaaaataatttgcataaaGTTTTATAGAGGTATGCAAAACTGGAAATAAgtatacatgtaaaatatataaccaaataaataagaaacgtaGAACGTTTATGAACGAAACGAGTAAGAAAGCATGAAAGCACGTCATACAccttgatgtcaaataaaataaatgacaccgtttaaataaaagcaaaaatctgcaaacaatgtggaaccaattaaataagaaacgaatgttaaaaaaaaaggcttaacACCGGAATCACAGTCAAAATCATCTATACTGCTGCTTATGCAATGTTTTTGGGCATCATAGTCCCAAACCCTTGTGATTTGCCTTCCTTGAGACATATTTCTGAATTGTATGACATCTTAAGACATTTGagaaatgttttagtaatttttagaaGTATACTAAGCTCCGAAGTACTTGATTGTCTACAGATGTGTTTTTGAGAGTAGTCACAAATTATTCAAAGTCATAAAAATGAATTGTGTGGGAatcctgtagaaaaaaaaagtctagcATCATATGCATAGTGttcaaaaatgctgtctaggtagggtATTCACTACATTTTAGACGCATCCCATGAGTGCACACTACATTTAATTTATGAAACGGACTgtcttttgctttttttaaggTTAAAGGAGTTGCTTCGAGCCAAGCTCATCGAGTGTGGCTGGAGAGATCAGGTCAAAGCCCTCTGCAAAGGTAAAAACACAGGTCCAATCTATCTAAAAGCATTGCATACACTTTACTGTTGATTTGTGAAGAAGTATCATTGGTTGTTTGCAGAAGTGATCAAGGAAAAAGGTTTAGAGAATGTTACTGTCGAAGACTTGGTCGCTGGTGTTACTCCCAAAGGAAGAGGTAGGTGGATCTTAATCGTAAATCCCTGTTTTTTCATCATGAACTATTTGGgtgttaaagagatagttcaccaaaaaacatCTTGGATGCcgtgggggtaagcagataaacatcaaattaaaatttctgggtgaactatccctttaagaactatTTGCAAACATAAAACGACTTCAaatttttatatgcatttattttgtgagtgatcaacatcaaaacaagacagaaaaagTGTGATCAGCATTAATAACACACTTGTGTTCCTCAGCCCTGGTGCCTGACAGTGTAAAGAAGGAGCTGCTGCAGAGAATAAAAGCCTTTCTCGCCCAGCACTCGACATGATGCTCAGCATATCTGAGAGTATCTGTCATTTTTGTATTGACATTATGCCAATAGCGATGTCAGAATGCTATAAGTTGATCTGTTTCGTGGTGTGAATTCACTCTTCATTGTGTATTTTTGTTACTGCCAATAAAGGTTGATCATGTTTGTACACATTTTGGACAGCTTGAAtcatttaagtattttatgtatatctgttttgaattattgtatttattaagtgTTTTTCCAATGCCAGTCTAGTACAGTATACTGAAACACTCATTCTTCAGTGCGTTCGCAAACACACCACTGCCCTCTGCTGGGCAAGGCTAGATACCTAATGATAAATCTCTTATTGCAAAATCGATCATGTTTGGATTTTACGTTATTGgattcacagtgatgccatagaagaacattCCAGTGAAAAgctcttaaaataatttttattcaattttttttttatcataaaactACCAACAAACCAAACATGATACTGATTCCAACTTATTCAATCCAAAATCCTTTAATGCcagtctatatctatctatctatctatctatctatctatctatctatctatctatctatctatctatctatctatctatctatatatacatgTTGTTTCTTGCCAGTCTGTATTGTTGTATTCCtcaactgtaagtcactttggataaaagcatctgcaaaatgaataaatataaatttaattagaATTTCAGTTCCTGTTTTAAGTATCAATTCAGCACAGATAAACCTATAATTTTGTCATATCAAAACAAAGTCCTCCCAATCGTACTGGTTTATTAAAGCCGAACTCTTTATcacaattaataatttatattttgagtgttccaatattgtattttaattcaGATATTTTCATCAAATTATGAAAAATCATTTTGACATCCAAACTGTGTACATTCTACTAAAATCGTTCCTATAAAATTAAAGAAGTATGTTTTATTGGCATGATGAAAACGGAAACCTCTTGATATTTGCTCAGTGGAACACCATCTGGAAATCTCACAATGTTTTTGTTAGAAATTTGAAATGACAAATTGTATAACCCTGATTTTGAAATTTCACAGAGCACACTAACCACAAAAGAAAATTTCAAACCTAGAGATAATTTGTAACAATTTTAGTTTTGTCATAAAACCAAGAACagacataaaatatgtatcaGATTTCTAGGGTTCAGCTTTCCCAGGGTGTCCGCTAAAATAGGCTGAATTCTTTTGCCTAAATTTATGAGACTGAACACAGGGCTTCAGCTTATGGAGTCTACATCTGCATGGGTGTGCATCTCACTCACTCTGAGCATGAATAGGGAAGAATTGGCAGAGTTCTGCCTCAGGACTGAGAAGGTTTAAACGTATTTACACCCTGTTGTGCCTCCAGGGAGCTGTTTTCCACCAGCTAATGAGACTCTAGAGCAAGGTCCACTCTGTTATTTCTGGCATGTGCCTGTCGGTCAAGCAGGCATCATTCTTTCTCTCTATCCCTCCCTTCCTCTCTTTCTCCCTTATTTCTTCACTCAGTAGTCCATTGCAAATTACAAATAAGAGGAAATACATCATCCCCTTTAATTTAAGAGCCGAGGCAAGGTCTGCCAAAGTTAACAAAAGGCAATCTTAGGTAATGATCAGTGAATGTGTATGAAGTTTAATTGAATATGACTTCACATTTCTCTTGTTTATCCCACGACAACATCATTTTCAATCCACTGCAGCTATGGAAGGAATATTGTGGAAGTGCAGAATTATTTGCACAATCATAATTCgctgtaatttaaatatattaaggtgAATCTCAgcatgttaaactaaaataataataataaaataataataataaagtttgtcacttgaaataaactttaagtatttaaaaaatatatgccagttactactgtactgtattgtactgtttaatgtactaaaatgactaaaacaaacaaaaaggtttAAGACAAACcccacaaaattactaaaactttaagtaGCAATAAAATTAAGCAAATATAAAAgtgattcaaaatatgaataaaaactataacagtatctcAATGATTTAAGTCTGTAGAGAGTCTGTCCAGATAGTTCTTCTGAAAAGGATTTTCAATATCCTTACAGGTGCTACATGGACAGAGAtgaccttaaaattacattttttgtcatcattcactcacccacgtcgttccaaaccttaatgttttttttttctgtggaatagATGTGTCTGGTTTATTTTgaccccattcactttcattgcatgGACAAAAACTACTAAATCATTCTTCTGGAACAAATAAAAGAAGACAttggtttgaaatgacataagggtaaataaatgataacagaaagctcatttttggatgaactatgccTTTAGTTGAaagaagagttcacccaaaaagagaAAGTTAGCTGAAAACTTACTCAAATTGAAGtcttccaagatgtagatgagtttgtttcttcattggaacagatttggagaagtttaACTTGTTCACCAAGTGGATCCTCTTcagtcaatgggtgccgtcagaataagagtccaaacagctgctacaaacaacacaataatcgacaagtaatccacatgaccccagtccatcaattaatgtcttttgAAGCAAAAGGTTGTGTATTTGCAAGAAAgaaatccatcaaggcattttaagTTTAAACCTTTCTCCTGGCCAAAATACTAGTCCACAACCCCATaaaaatgcttcctccagtggaaaCGTCCTCAGTTatactctcacatcaaaatccaccaacacatTTGTTTAGAACATGGACTTTTCACTTAGAAATAGTGCTtattctgtgcatatttctctcctgattagtATAAGAAAATTGTTTCACTGGGGAAAgcgatattatggatagaggactcgtattttagtTTGAAGTTAATAGCTAGACTGATGTTGTTTGGATAACTTGTggctcattctgatggcacccattcattgcagatgATCCTCTGACGAaccagtgatgtaatgctaaatttctccaagtTTTTTCCAATGAAGAGAcaaactacatcttggatggccggagggtataagtacattttcagcaaatattcagtcttgggtgaactattcctttaatcgaGTGCACTGAACtaacttgagctgaataatgaataCTGTCTtcttagagctgctttacagcaaaAATTGTCTCATAATTTGATTAAGTTTGCATCATTGATTCTGTTTCCTGTTTATCACTGCGACGCTACTTTGAAACAagtagtgctatataaataaaagtgactcgACTTTAACAGGTGACAGGCAATGCCTAAATAATCTAATTGAGCTGTCATCTCCTCACATCTAAAACATTTCAATGAGAAATACCTACAGCGTAGCAGGGATCAGCTGGTTTCTTGCTGTGTCCAATgcagtgaaagagagaaagaggtcaGTAAACACAAAGCAGACATTGTTTATACTGTTTTGAACGCAAGGCCACTTATTGTCTTGGCTTAATATGCCGTTCCCCCCTTTGAAGTGTgctacacatttatatatttcctGACTCTAAAGCCTCAACTGCTGGTTTTTACCCACCACCGCTGCAATTGGATAGCGCATTTCCATGTGGGGCTCTCTTGGGCCCTCCTCTTATGATAGGAAACACAAGCAGAGATCATTTCTCTGGTGGACGGGACTGCAGAGAGGCCCCCGAGTGCATGGGCCAGACACCGCTGCAGGGGCTTCTGGCACACCCTGGCAGCAGAATGGTTTCAGTTAAGAATTTCAGTAATCACTTTTAGGAGCATAATATATAGCTGACCTTTGGCAGCAACACACGACCCCCACTCCCCCGGCGATTTGATCAAAGGAGGCGGCGGTGGCTGTGCAAACACTGCTATCAGTGAACTCCAATGGATTTACTGCCTGCTTCTTCTCTCTTGTCTCGGCCCAGGTTGTGCTGCTGATACACGGAGGGAGAAGGGTTTCATCTTACAGGATTTTGCCCTCCCCGCTTGAATTTACAGCCCCGATCGGGACCCCACCAATGACACCTCAGCCATCCTGAGCTGTCTGCCTCTCTCATCAACCCCAGTTGTTTACTTGTGGGAACTTGGAACACACATGTGCTGTTGCGCGGCCCAGACACTTAAAGCTAGGTTAAAGAGGAAGAATCCCAACAGGAAAAGAGAGAACAAGAACGAGAGAATGGGGAAAAGAACAGCCGTTAATCATGTCTTGAAGAGCCCCGCTgcaggagggagagagagtaCATGACCTGTGTATCGCAGCAACTGGCTAGCCCAAAAGCTGGCATGGAACCAGGTGTTATGCAAACCACTCATTACAAAAAGAACTTCATTAATTACACAACTGAGATAAATGAGCGTGTATGACTCTCAGACTGTTATCTTTAAATCCACGTGTGTTTACAAAGATGCCTTTGCAGTTTCAAGAGCAATAGTTttcagcatattattattattatttttacatttgaaccTTTTAGAGcatatatggaataaaaaaaaacctatggaAAAATTATTAACATAACTTGtagtttgtgttttattaggccaataattattttttattatgagatttcaaaattgtgcactgatttatattatttacactgAAATAAAAGGCCTCTCACACTCAACTAtatctttttaaatgaaaatatgtgaTGTGTTAAGCAAGTCACACTTAATCAAATGTAGTGGTGctcacaaataaaatgtattagtatAACAAAACAATACCAAAAGAGACAtacaattttttaataaaagacaaTAATACAATTTCTGTGCCTTcttttgcaaaaaagaaaaaagaaaaagaaaattatctATTTTATCTATTGTGAttgatttacaataaatataaaaaaggtatGATATGTAGAACATTATAAATAAAGAGTCATTTTTATTCAATGTAAATACCTTTAAATAACTATCAATGCAGAACTGAAAGTCCTTGATTTTATCTATTACAATACTATAATAgcctatatataatttcatataagttcatatatatatatatatatatatatatatatatatattagtggtggggcGTTATCCGATATCCGATATCGACTCTTATctggcgataaaaaaaaaatatcgccgttaatctattctcaaagttgggttgggagctgggtctatactaagcaagctatgatgactttcaccttgatattttatataactgactggctgaggccagcctaaaaagatgctcaggacagttgacggcccactgctgcgcatcgtcacgaaagcttatccctttcacgtgtttttaagccttaccgcttttcgatttaaacattaaagcatccaaacacaagacgcggaaaagctgagcagagctggttactcgcgcgctgtgttcggtgcgcacgagagagatcaagagccgcgtatcacggacagcgacactgaaccgagctctcttctgcgaagttctcctcaaagtccctcctgcacctgaacgaacaaatacaaatcgcagtttgaacaaacaaaaagatatgaaagagcccaattcagtactcgcggtgttctggtgttcacggctcacgcagagaaaggcgtctcaaaacacttaaaCATCGAATTTGCTCTTGtgccaacaaatacatacaaaatatgtcaaaatatccaccttggaaattatgctcgaaaaaactgtcagttattttttaagtgaaagtaaacagttgaggaaaaaaatgggatgtgtacaGTATTATATTGGATaagttcatcgtctcttaaagtgaccgcgcctaatttagctactggctgctgtaatgttaatccaagaaaataaacatgaaaatcactcactgctcttgactgaattactttgtagttttaacagtcaaaccaaaaattattcagacaccagatataatttttgatatatatagcaaaactgtaataatgtgagaaatgttgaaggtgtctgaataaatgtagatttgattgtatatttcatttttacattgaagactatacagtgctattttagatttaattatttggtttctgtaccttcacacctacaaacttgaaaaaaaacttaaacattgtgtaaatagcacaaataaataaaaataaatgaacatacaaattaaactatttcaaacagggcccactggtacaaccttcaccgggtccccgctgaccccagctacagctctgctcacgcctgtttcacacatactccgtctgcagtgcgtatgcagtccgtgtgcgttatgtatgtggtgcagcacggactcgatgtgctttcacacaggacgcgtttgcagttcgctactcggtatgtaaacgatcgctgcactgctgaagacgcaacgctcctggaacgcaactggaatccgttaacatgggtgcgtaaaaaaaatatgcaacgcatacacactgcagatgaagtatgtgtgaaacaggagtaaggttgtttgcaccttgtgcaatgtggaattagtttacagctttttcaagcactttgtgatgcattttatttttttatttttttttttgcaaaagatGCCTCACCCAGGTTAAAATTACTAGATATAATGACTCAAAACACAGTTGAGACTcctattaaagggttagtgcaATTTTAACCTGTTAGAAATGTATTGTTGGATTTTTGAACATGTTTAGAGCACAAAAGATATGAGAGGACTGTTTATCAGCCATCTCAGTTATCACTATGACACTCTTATTGAAGCCATTATGACCACCAATCATTATCAAAGTCTGCTAGCAAGTGGTTATATCACTGCATGTAacatcaatgcacaattaaagcTTAAATTAGAAATCAGAAACTTTATTTCTTCTGCCTTCCCATTCTGTGAAAAATTACTAATAACAATTGTTCTGTATGAATGAAAAAGATTTgaggaaaataaaatacaagtttaaaacattttatctgTCCTGTCAGTTTCTTATCTTGGCCCAGCAGCAGCTCTCAAAGCCACTGAGACTGTCCTGCATAATTTAATTCCCGTGGGCAAAACATGAGCAAAATTAAAACCAATGCCTCAGTTTTGCTCTGCTTTTGTTTGGTAATATAAAAtctgtgataaccaaaaaaatACGTAAAATTCTTCTGATGTGGTCAAATGTTTTTCTTCGGAGATTTTATAAGTTGCGGTCATTTTCGGATGCAATAGCACCATCTGTTGTGTTTAAATTCCACACTAAAAAACAGTAAATCAAAGGAGCAATAACACTTATTAGCCACCTGGGGGCGTGACAACACCAGAGTCTTCCCAGATCAGTGTTACCGATAGGTCAAACCCCACTCACAACAAAAGCACAGCCTCAGATTGAGACTAAAGCAGTTGGCATTGATAATAAAGTGATGGGGCAAGGGGAAATGGGCTTAACCAATAAGATGATTCAAACCCAAACCGAGAATGTTTGCATGCTTGGAAAATATCATCAGGCGGGCCATTTAATAACATTTGGTATAATGGGATGAATGATGAAGATACATAAAAACACCCATTCCCCAGGTCTTGCTTGTTTATTGGTTGACATGACCGGGAGTGTTTATTTGACTCATTTCATTACAATGTGCACAGTGTCATTAAAAGTCCACAGGATGTCCTTTGTTTTTATGAGCTTCTTGGGcaaaatggggggaaaaaaagggAACTGCTTCCTGATTCTACCACGAGAGTATAACCACCTAAGGTTATGACCATCCTGGAAAAACAGcaggaaaaaagaaacaaagtagGTTTTCGCGTTGATTCACTTTCCTTCCCAGAGgacacatctaaaaccaacaacaaaacaaactgaCAAGCCTTTTTTATTAGGTTGACCAAACGATGGGAAAGCACACATCATTCTAATTAAACTAATCTTCTGTAATGATGCTCGGAGTCAGAGTAATTATTAGCTAGCCTACATGTATACTACCAAAGAAAAAAGTATGTAACAGCATTCATGTTGGTAAGGCAGAATTGTTTCCTGCTCGACTTTCCTGTGTCAGCCTTGATGATAAGCAGCGGTGTTTGGTCGGTAAACTAGACTCAAGGTGCTTGCAATAAAGAGCTTACGAAGGTGTGAAGGTTTTACAGCTTTGTGTGAGGTCATCTCTGCTGTGCAATGGGGGAAAACATGCAACATTGTTACGGTAACACTGCAGGAACACAGCTTGTTTGGTACGCAGGTGCCAGGCGTGTGGTAAGAGTGATTCACCTTGCTCCTCGCTGAACTCTTCTGACTTAATTAGTCTATTCGACTTCACAGCTGTGAAAGAGCACGTCACTAGCCaagaaaaacaataaagcaattacACCAATAATGCATCATGTGCAGTGCATAGAAAAAGCAGCTCTGGTGCTTGCAGAAAACCAAGTCAACTCATTTTAGCTC
Proteins encoded in this region:
- the LOC132103690 gene encoding transcription and mRNA export factor ENY2; the protein is MNKESQMRAAINQKLIEMGERERLKELLRAKLIECGWRDQVKALCKEVIKEKGLENVTVEDLVAGVTPKGRALVPDSVKKELLQRIKAFLAQHST